Proteins from one Falco cherrug isolate bFalChe1 chromosome 7, bFalChe1.pri, whole genome shotgun sequence genomic window:
- the LOC102058664 gene encoding carbohydrate sulfotransferase 9-like, translating into MNQKVLVFLLPNFIFAIFLFGFFCKRQKNLTGAFPNPTEDWLAIQNDRKSTLASVCLKNNFLKSRSKPDSHIANQLFVEHKHKFIYCEVPKVGCSNWKRTIFLLQADLNAEASEIEHDHIHQTSLIKKLATYPPATQKVLLSNYTKVMFTRHPLERLVSAYRDKLLHSEPFYSITVANEIRAMFRKNKNSSEKVSFQEFVNFIIAKPPNALDIHWKPMFLLCDPCNIHYDILGKYETLALDSEHVLKVIGAPESLHYPSLKRYGSEKRTNGDITLEYLRQLNSEQIEKVKKLYQMDFFLFNYTMKYKDYFSLHN; encoded by the exons atgaatcagAAGGTGttagttttccttctcccaaattttatttttgcgatatttctttttgggtttttttgtaaaagacaaaaaaacctaacag GTGCTTTTCCTAATCCCACTGAAGATTGGCTGGCGATTCAAAATGATCGCAAAAGCACTCTGGCTTCCGTCTGCTTGAAGAACAACTTTCTAAAATCAAGAAGCAAACCGGATTCTCACATAGCAAACCAGCTCTTTGTGGAGCACAAACATAAATTTATCTACTGTGAGGTGCCCAAGGTAGGATGCTCCAACTGGAAGAgaactatttttcttctccaagcAGATTTGAATGCAGAAGCTTCTGAAATTGAGCATGACCACATCCACCAAACCTCGCTGATCAAAAAGCTGGCGACTTACCCTCCTGCCACACAGAAGGTATTGCTGAGCAATTACACCAAAGTGATGTTCACCAGACATCCCTTGGAACGGTTGGTTTCAGCATACAGAGACAAACTTCTGCACTCGGAGCCGTTCTACAGTATCACTGTCGCTAATGAGATTAGGGCAAtgttcaggaaaaacaaaaactctTCCGAAAAAGTGAGTTTCCAGGAGTTTGTCAACTTCATTATAGCAAAACCACCAAACGCTCTTGACATTCACTGGAAACCAATGTTTCTGCTCTGTGATCCTTGCAACATTCACTATGATATTTTGGGTAAGTATGAAACTCTTGCGTTAGACTCCGAGCACGTTCTGAAGGTCATTGGAGCACCAGAGAGCCTGCACTACCCCAGCTTGAAGAGGTATGGCTCAGAGAAACGAACTAATGGTGATATCACCTTGGAGTATCTCAGACAATTGAACTCAGAACAAATTGAGAAGGTAAAAAAATTGTAtcaaatggattttttcttGTTCAACTATACTATGAAATATAAGGATTATTTTTCCCTGCATAACTAA